Proteins encoded together in one Micromonospora kangleipakensis window:
- the mycP gene encoding type VII secretion-associated serine protease mycosin, protein MTRDRHGAPTATRHLVGRTLLGVAAATAAVAGPLAPPAHAAPARAATSTVATSRQVGALPAAGWQPGWLAPVDTPSRVDQVREEQWQLDELQARTAWRSSTGRGVIVAVIDSGVDGSHPDLAGQVLPGTDLVTPDGADGPDPVGHGTTVAGLIAGRNDDDRGVVGLAPDARILPVRVLDEENRYDDAMIVAKGVRWAVDNGARVINLSLGGSGDSPALAAALDYAFARDVVVVACTGNLATSTSPKVWYPAREPGVLAVAGLERNSENLWSGSITGRAAILTAPATALIGARPGGYWPVQGTSFASPLVAATAALVRARYPQMSAGDVVNRLITTAKDLGPTGRDDRFGYGMVDPVAALTADVPAVGYNPLDDNDSPGVVGFGSAPGSGQGDRAAGQGTDPFSFTAPKQQARWTAHPAGQSDDSAPERLWSGLALFVALVTGAALVVRRFRQSQR, encoded by the coding sequence GTGACCAGGGATCGGCACGGAGCTCCGACCGCGACCCGACATCTGGTGGGACGCACGCTGCTCGGTGTGGCGGCCGCCACCGCTGCGGTCGCCGGCCCGCTCGCCCCGCCGGCGCATGCCGCCCCGGCCCGTGCGGCCACCTCGACGGTCGCGACGTCACGGCAGGTCGGCGCCCTGCCGGCGGCCGGCTGGCAACCGGGGTGGCTCGCCCCGGTGGACACCCCGAGCCGGGTCGACCAGGTCCGCGAGGAGCAGTGGCAGCTCGACGAGTTGCAGGCCAGGACCGCGTGGCGCAGCTCGACCGGCCGCGGCGTGATCGTCGCGGTGATCGACTCCGGAGTGGACGGTTCCCACCCCGACCTGGCCGGCCAGGTGCTGCCCGGCACCGACCTGGTCACCCCGGACGGCGCCGACGGGCCCGACCCGGTGGGGCACGGCACGACGGTCGCCGGCCTGATCGCCGGCCGCAACGACGACGACCGGGGCGTGGTCGGGCTGGCCCCGGACGCCAGGATCCTCCCGGTCCGGGTGCTCGACGAGGAGAACCGGTACGACGACGCGATGATCGTCGCCAAGGGGGTGCGCTGGGCGGTCGACAACGGCGCCCGCGTGATCAATCTGTCCCTGGGCGGCAGCGGCGACAGCCCGGCCCTCGCCGCGGCCCTCGACTACGCCTTCGCCCGGGACGTCGTGGTGGTCGCCTGCACCGGCAACCTCGCCACGTCGACCAGCCCGAAGGTCTGGTACCCGGCCCGCGAGCCCGGCGTGCTCGCCGTCGCCGGCCTGGAACGGAACAGCGAGAACCTCTGGTCCGGCTCGATCACCGGCCGCGCGGCCATTCTCACCGCCCCCGCGACGGCGCTCATCGGGGCCCGCCCCGGCGGGTACTGGCCGGTGCAGGGCACCAGCTTCGCGTCCCCGCTGGTCGCCGCGACCGCCGCCCTGGTCCGGGCCCGCTACCCGCAGATGTCCGCCGGGGACGTGGTCAACCGGCTGATCACCACCGCGAAGGACCTGGGACCCACCGGCCGCGACGACCGCTTCGGCTACGGCATGGTGGATCCGGTCGCCGCGCTGACCGCCGACGTGCCGGCGGTGGGGTACAACCCGCTCGACGACAACGACTCCCCCGGCGTGGTGGGCTTCGGCTCGGCCCCCGGGTCGGGGCAGGGTGACCGGGCGGCCGGGCAGGGCACCGACCCGTTCAGCTTCACCGCCCCGAAGCAGCAGGCCCGGTGGACGGCCCACCCGGCGGGCCAGTCGGACGACTCCGCGCCGGAACGGCTCTGGAGCGGCCTCGCTCTCTTCGTCGCCCTGGTCACCGGCGCCGCGCTGGTGGTCCGCCGGTTCCGCCAGTCACAGCGGTGA
- a CDS encoding phosphatase PAP2 family protein: MSGSGEQSRISTVERSWRTRRLDPDHSLGLRLTVAAAAAFLVLVPFALLALLVLGAWPPLFRLDASVTDALHGYAIAHPAWVRVMSVWTDVFAPGPLRAATAVVVAWLLFRRARRLALWAVTTMVVGGLLGALLKLLVGRHRPDLLDPVARAAGFSFPSGHALNATLTAGVLLLVLLPFTHDRRPLRWALWSAAIVLAVVTGVSRIALGVHWTSDVLGGWLLGVAVVAATSAAFRTWRTRTGRRPARTAREGVEPELAGPEPDAARGEHA; encoded by the coding sequence ATGAGCGGGTCGGGTGAGCAGAGTCGGATATCCACGGTCGAGCGGTCCTGGCGGACCCGCCGCCTGGACCCGGACCATTCGCTGGGCCTCCGGCTCACCGTGGCCGCCGCCGCGGCGTTCCTGGTGCTGGTGCCGTTCGCCCTGCTGGCCCTGCTGGTGCTGGGGGCCTGGCCGCCGCTGTTCCGGCTGGACGCCTCGGTGACCGACGCGCTGCACGGGTACGCCATCGCCCATCCGGCCTGGGTGCGGGTGATGAGCGTCTGGACCGACGTCTTCGCGCCCGGCCCGCTGCGGGCCGCCACCGCCGTCGTCGTCGCCTGGCTGCTGTTCCGCCGGGCGCGGCGGCTGGCCCTCTGGGCGGTCACCACGATGGTGGTGGGCGGGCTGCTCGGCGCGCTGCTCAAGCTGCTGGTCGGCCGGCACCGGCCGGACCTGCTCGACCCGGTGGCCCGGGCGGCCGGCTTCTCCTTCCCGTCCGGGCACGCGCTGAACGCCACCCTGACCGCCGGGGTGCTGCTGCTGGTCCTCCTGCCGTTCACCCACGACCGGCGGCCGCTGCGCTGGGCGCTCTGGTCCGCCGCGATCGTGCTCGCGGTGGTCACCGGCGTCAGCCGGATCGCCCTCGGCGTGCACTGGACCAGCGACGTGCTGGGCGGTTGGCTGCTCGGCGTCGCGGTGGTCGCGGCGACCTCGGCCGCCTTCCGCACCTGGCGCACCCGGACCGGTCGGCGGCCGGCGCGTACCGCCCGGGAGGGGGTGGAGCCGGAGCTGGCCGGGCCGGAACCCGACGCGGCGCGCGGGGAGCACGCGTAG
- a CDS encoding phosphatase PAP2 family protein translates to MSDVAVQVTRRVLLPLVLLFSVMVALGLLVTRVLARTWPFTVEDTVNRELAADRTEGWNNVSLVFSTLASTQLIVVVTVLVALVLRLVLHRWREPLFLCAAVTAQALIFLFTTMAIDRRRPAVEHMDVSPPTSSFPSGHTSASVALYVGIAVLLALRARSTPAKITWWTLLIVVPIGVAVTRMYRGMHHPSDVVASFLNGGICVAIMARAVLDRSLNWGRAKLPLGRSGEDVATARASTGG, encoded by the coding sequence ATGTCCGATGTCGCGGTCCAGGTGACCAGGCGGGTCCTGCTGCCGCTGGTCCTGCTCTTCTCCGTCATGGTGGCCCTGGGCCTCCTGGTCACCCGGGTCCTCGCGCGGACCTGGCCGTTCACCGTGGAGGACACGGTCAACCGCGAGCTGGCGGCCGACCGCACCGAGGGCTGGAACAACGTCTCGCTGGTCTTCAGCACGCTGGCCAGCACCCAGCTGATCGTGGTGGTGACGGTGCTGGTGGCCCTGGTGCTGCGGCTGGTGCTGCACCGCTGGCGGGAGCCGCTCTTCCTCTGCGCCGCGGTCACCGCCCAGGCGCTGATCTTCCTCTTCACCACGATGGCCATCGACCGCCGCCGGCCGGCCGTCGAGCACATGGACGTCTCGCCGCCCACCTCCAGCTTCCCGTCCGGGCACACCTCGGCCTCGGTGGCGCTCTATGTCGGCATCGCGGTGCTGCTGGCGCTGCGGGCGAGGAGCACCCCGGCGAAGATCACCTGGTGGACGCTGCTGATCGTGGTCCCGATCGGAGTCGCGGTCACCCGGATGTACCGGGGCATGCACCACCCCAGCGACGTGGTGGCCTCGTTCCTCAACGGCGGTATCTGCGTAGCGATCATGGCCCGCGCGGTGCTCGACCGGAGTCTCAACTGGGGTCGGGCGAAGCTGCCGCTCGGCCGCTCGGGCGAGGACGTGGCCACCGCCCGCGCGTCCACGGGAGGCTGA
- a CDS encoding MarP family serine protease, which yields MSVVDLVLLLLMLVFAISGYRQGFAIGALSLSGFFLGALVGLQIGPLFARQFADSGMRVLISLVAIFGLAVLGQALAGWLGSHLRKTITNDVAKRLDDIGGAIVSLVAVMLVAWLVAVPLGSSAVPAVASSIRNSALLTVIDRILPDKAQELSTALRDTVDTNGFPDVFGDLAPTRARQVSPPDPALAGSTVVANSQRAVVKVLGSAPSCARRIEGSGFVYADDRVMTNAHVVAGTRSVAVELRGERYDGEVVVYDPARDLAVLHVPGLPGPSMRFAAGQAGSGADAIVLGFPLDGPYDARPARVRDVDRITGPDIYSSADVTREIYTIRALVRSGNSGGPLVSANGLVLGVIFAAAADDPNTGFAVTAAEARPVALAGAERTRAVGTGECT from the coding sequence GTGTCCGTCGTGGATCTCGTCCTGCTCCTGCTCATGCTCGTGTTCGCGATCAGCGGATACCGCCAGGGCTTCGCCATCGGGGCGCTGTCGCTCTCCGGCTTCTTCCTGGGCGCGCTGGTCGGCCTCCAGATCGGCCCGCTGTTCGCCCGGCAGTTCGCCGACAGCGGGATGCGGGTGCTGATCTCCCTGGTCGCGATCTTCGGGCTCGCCGTGCTCGGGCAGGCCCTCGCGGGGTGGCTCGGCTCGCACCTGCGCAAGACGATCACCAACGACGTGGCCAAGCGGCTTGACGACATCGGCGGGGCGATCGTGTCGCTCGTCGCCGTCATGCTGGTGGCCTGGCTGGTCGCCGTGCCGCTGGGCTCCTCCGCGGTGCCCGCGGTGGCCTCCTCGATCCGGAACAGCGCGCTGCTCACCGTGATCGACCGGATCCTGCCCGACAAGGCCCAGGAGCTCTCCACCGCGCTGCGGGACACGGTCGACACCAACGGCTTCCCGGACGTCTTCGGCGACCTCGCGCCGACCCGGGCCCGGCAGGTCTCCCCGCCCGACCCGGCGCTCGCCGGCTCCACGGTGGTGGCCAACAGCCAGCGGGCGGTGGTCAAGGTGCTCGGCTCCGCGCCGAGCTGCGCCCGCCGCATCGAGGGCTCCGGCTTCGTGTACGCGGACGACCGGGTGATGACCAACGCGCACGTGGTGGCCGGCACCCGCTCGGTCGCGGTCGAGTTGCGCGGCGAGCGGTACGACGGCGAGGTGGTCGTCTACGACCCGGCGCGGGACCTGGCCGTGCTGCACGTGCCCGGGCTGCCCGGCCCCTCCATGCGCTTCGCCGCCGGGCAGGCCGGCAGCGGCGCGGACGCGATCGTGCTGGGCTTCCCCCTCGACGGCCCGTACGACGCCCGGCCGGCCCGGGTGCGGGACGTGGACCGGATCACCGGTCCGGACATCTACTCCTCCGCGGACGTGACCCGGGAGATCTACACCATCCGGGCGCTGGTGCGCAGCGGGAACTCGGGCGGCCCGCTGGTCTCGGCGAACGGGCTGGTGCTCGGGGTGATCTTCGCGGCGGCGGCCGACGACCCGAACACCGGCTTCGCGGTGACCGCCGCGGAGGCCCGGCCGGTGGCGCTGGCCGGCGCGGAGCGTACCCGGGCGGTCGGCACCGGCGAGTGCACCTGA
- a CDS encoding NUDIX hydrolase: MNRQPPPWLDPLLGRLGTARAEDFTRLATPESGGRESAVLVLLGEEPGGGPDVLVLQRAATLRNHAGQPAFPGGAADPEDADASATALREANEEVGLDPASVTVLAELPKLWIPVSDFVVTPVLAWWHAPHPVHPREPAEVAHVARLPIAELVDPENRMRVRHPSGWIGPAFSARGMLVWGFTAGVLATLLEMGGWARPWPPGRVVELPPTAAAPAPSAGTDEVDESPVR, translated from the coding sequence GTGAACCGGCAACCGCCGCCGTGGCTCGATCCGCTGCTCGGTCGGCTCGGCACCGCCCGCGCCGAGGACTTCACCCGGCTCGCCACCCCGGAGAGCGGCGGTCGGGAGAGCGCGGTGCTCGTGCTGCTCGGGGAGGAGCCCGGCGGCGGCCCGGACGTGCTGGTCCTCCAGCGCGCCGCCACCCTGCGCAACCACGCCGGCCAGCCGGCCTTTCCGGGCGGCGCGGCCGACCCGGAGGACGCCGACGCCAGCGCGACCGCGCTGCGGGAGGCGAACGAGGAGGTCGGGCTCGACCCGGCCAGCGTCACCGTCCTGGCCGAGCTGCCGAAGCTCTGGATCCCGGTCAGCGACTTCGTGGTCACCCCGGTGCTCGCCTGGTGGCACGCGCCGCACCCGGTGCACCCGCGGGAACCGGCCGAGGTCGCGCACGTCGCCCGGCTGCCGATCGCCGAGCTGGTCGACCCGGAGAACCGGATGCGGGTACGCCACCCGAGCGGCTGGATCGGTCCGGCCTTCTCCGCCCGGGGCATGCTGGTCTGGGGGTTCACCGCCGGAGTGCTGGCCACGCTGCTGGAGATGGGTGGCTGGGCCCGCCCGTGGCCGCCCGGCCGGGTGGTGGAGCTGCCGCCGACCGCCGCCGCCCCGGCGCCCTCGGCCGGCACCGACGAGGTCGACGAGAGCCCCGTCCGCTGA
- a CDS encoding TlpA family protein disulfide reductase, translating into MNRRLAALLVPALLAVAGCTATDQGAAPPAATRAERPSPFADCAALTAAPASAAPAPTTGPGEPLPELTLSCFTGGAPVNLRQVKGPAVVNVWASWCPPCRKELPAFQRLSERAAGRFQVIGVNSRDSRGGAQSIGEDFGVRFPMLVDQGDAFERALNRNAFPLTLFVGADGRVRHTDATGALDDATLTELVRTHLGVGVDA; encoded by the coding sequence GTGAACCGCCGACTCGCGGCCCTGCTCGTCCCGGCGCTGCTGGCGGTCGCCGGCTGCACCGCCACCGACCAGGGGGCGGCCCCGCCGGCCGCCACCCGCGCCGAGCGCCCCTCGCCGTTCGCCGACTGCGCCGCGCTGACCGCCGCGCCGGCCTCGGCCGCCCCCGCGCCCACCACCGGGCCGGGTGAGCCGCTGCCCGAGCTGACCCTCTCCTGCTTCACCGGGGGAGCCCCGGTGAACCTGCGGCAGGTGAAGGGCCCGGCGGTGGTCAACGTCTGGGCGTCCTGGTGCCCGCCCTGCCGCAAGGAGCTGCCCGCCTTCCAGCGGCTCAGCGAACGCGCCGCCGGTCGGTTCCAGGTGATCGGAGTGAACAGCCGGGACAGCCGCGGCGGCGCCCAGTCCATCGGCGAGGACTTCGGCGTCCGCTTCCCGATGCTGGTCGACCAGGGGGACGCGTTCGAGCGGGCGCTCAACCGCAACGCCTTCCCGCTCACCCTCTTCGTCGGCGCGGACGGCCGGGTCCGGCACACCGACGCCACCGGCGCGCTCGACGACGCCACGCTCACCGAGCTGGTCCGTACGCACCTCGGCGTGGGGGTGGACGCGTGA
- the nth gene encoding endonuclease III, translating to MTISSPETDLGRTRRARRIGRVLTETHPDAHCELDHSNALELAVATILSAQCTDKKVNEVTPKLFARYRSAADYAGADRAELEELIRPTGFYRNKTSSLINLGRALLERYDGEVPGRLADLVTLPGIGRKTANVILGNAFGVPGITVDTHFQRLVQRWKLTAETDPVKIEHAIGALYPKRDWTMLSHRIIFHGRRVCHARKPACGACTLAKLCPSYGTGPTDPAAAAKLLKGPRARDLAAAVGIDPELVPQQAVAAEVP from the coding sequence GTGACCATCAGTTCCCCCGAGACCGACCTCGGGCGTACGCGCCGCGCCCGGCGGATCGGTCGGGTGCTGACCGAGACGCACCCCGACGCGCACTGTGAACTCGACCACTCCAACGCGTTGGAGCTCGCCGTCGCCACGATCCTCTCCGCGCAGTGCACCGACAAGAAGGTCAACGAGGTCACCCCTAAGCTCTTCGCCCGCTACCGCAGCGCCGCCGACTACGCCGGGGCGGACCGGGCCGAGCTGGAGGAGCTGATCCGGCCGACCGGCTTCTACCGGAACAAGACCAGCTCCCTGATCAACCTCGGCCGGGCCCTCCTGGAGCGGTACGACGGCGAGGTCCCCGGCCGGCTGGCCGACCTGGTGACCCTCCCCGGGATCGGGCGCAAGACCGCCAACGTGATCCTCGGCAACGCCTTCGGCGTCCCCGGCATCACCGTCGACACCCACTTTCAGCGGCTGGTGCAGCGGTGGAAGCTGACCGCCGAGACCGACCCGGTCAAGATCGAGCACGCGATTGGGGCGCTCTACCCGAAGCGTGACTGGACCATGCTGTCGCACCGGATCATCTTCCACGGCCGGCGGGTCTGCCACGCCCGCAAGCCCGCCTGCGGCGCCTGCACGCTGGCGAAGCTCTGCCCGTCGTACGGGACCGGGCCGACCGATCCGGCGGCGGCCGCCAAGCTGCTCAAGGGCCCCCGCGCCCGGGACCTCGCGGCGGCCGTCGGGATCGACCCGGAGCTGGTGCCGCAGCAGGCCGTCGCCGCGGAGGTGCCGTGA
- a CDS encoding CapA family protein: MYSAVRSASRPRRRRLTGALGALLVALLAAGCANDDAGGAPVWQPGAGGGSTGSPVPLDPAGSADPGPAEVAGQAISLAATGDVIMGNAPSRLPPNDGKGFFDQVKAALKGDLVMGNLEEPLTEDTGAGKCGPNPQNCYQFRAPPEYAAHLRDAGFELLNQANNHGYDYGPKGYRNTQRALEEHGLEHTGAPDQITVVEVEGVKVAVAGFSSYVWSNSLVDIESAKRVVAKAATMADLVVVQVHMGAEGADRSHVKPGTELFFGENRGDPVRFSHAVIDAGADLVVGHGPHVLRGMEFYRGRLIAYSLGNFAGGGKSLNSSGRLGWGGVLKVSLKPDGTFTGGTFTSTVMSSVGRPSIDSGHRGLGLVREMSRADFPRTGARLDTAGRITAP, from the coding sequence ATGTACTCTGCCGTCCGCTCCGCGTCCCGCCCGCGCCGTCGCCGCCTCACCGGCGCCCTCGGCGCGCTGCTCGTCGCGCTCCTCGCCGCCGGCTGCGCCAACGACGACGCCGGCGGGGCGCCGGTCTGGCAGCCGGGCGCGGGCGGCGGGTCGACCGGCTCGCCGGTCCCGCTCGACCCGGCCGGGTCGGCGGACCCCGGGCCGGCGGAGGTGGCCGGGCAGGCCATCTCACTCGCCGCGACCGGCGACGTCATCATGGGCAACGCCCCGTCCCGGCTGCCGCCCAACGACGGCAAGGGCTTCTTCGACCAGGTCAAGGCGGCGCTCAAGGGCGACCTGGTGATGGGGAACCTGGAGGAGCCGCTCACCGAGGACACCGGCGCCGGCAAGTGCGGACCGAATCCGCAGAACTGCTACCAGTTCCGGGCGCCCCCGGAGTACGCGGCGCACCTCCGCGACGCCGGCTTCGAGCTGCTCAACCAGGCCAACAACCACGGCTACGACTACGGCCCCAAGGGCTACCGGAACACCCAGCGGGCGCTGGAGGAGCACGGCCTCGAGCACACCGGCGCGCCCGACCAGATCACCGTGGTCGAGGTCGAGGGCGTGAAGGTCGCGGTGGCCGGCTTCTCGTCGTACGTCTGGTCCAACAGCCTGGTCGACATCGAGTCGGCGAAGCGGGTGGTGGCGAAGGCGGCCACCATGGCCGACCTGGTCGTGGTGCAGGTGCACATGGGCGCCGAGGGCGCCGACCGGAGCCACGTGAAGCCGGGCACCGAGCTGTTCTTCGGCGAGAACCGGGGCGACCCGGTCCGCTTCTCCCACGCCGTCATCGACGCCGGGGCGGACCTGGTCGTCGGGCACGGTCCGCACGTGCTGCGCGGGATGGAGTTCTACCGGGGCCGCCTGATCGCGTACAGCCTGGGCAACTTCGCCGGCGGCGGCAAGTCGCTGAACAGCTCCGGCCGGCTCGGCTGGGGCGGCGTGCTGAAGGTCTCCCTGAAGCCGGACGGCACCTTCACCGGCGGGACGTTCACCTCGACCGTCATGAGCAGCGTGGGCCGGCCGTCGATCGACTCCGGCCACCGGGGTCTCGGGCTGGTCCGGGAGATGAGCCGGGCCGACTTCCCGAGGACCGGGGCGCGGCTCGACACGGCGGGCCGGATCACCGCGCCGTAG
- a CDS encoding adenosylcobinamide amidohydrolase → MLNEPFLTTRHEDGWDIPMLVWRAAEPLLAAGTSPLGGGIGVRRWVVNATVPMSYHRDDPAAHLAELADGLGLDGPGVGLLTGVDVAEVVARADTGVRVWATVGLGTPVWAAAPAPATPAQRVGTVNIIVSVPARLGDAALVNAVATATEAKAQAIWELGLPATGTPTDAVTVLCPADGEPAPYGGPRSTWGGPLARAVHAAVLAGGAGTVVPWSDRWTG, encoded by the coding sequence GTGCTGAACGAGCCCTTCCTGACCACCCGTCACGAGGACGGGTGGGACATCCCAATGCTGGTCTGGCGGGCCGCCGAGCCGCTGTTGGCCGCCGGCACCAGCCCGCTCGGCGGCGGGATCGGCGTACGGCGGTGGGTGGTCAACGCGACCGTGCCGATGTCGTACCACCGGGACGACCCGGCCGCCCACCTGGCCGAGCTGGCCGACGGCCTCGGCCTGGACGGGCCCGGGGTCGGGCTGCTGACCGGGGTCGACGTCGCCGAGGTGGTGGCCCGGGCCGACACCGGCGTGCGGGTCTGGGCGACGGTCGGGCTCGGCACCCCGGTCTGGGCCGCCGCGCCGGCCCCGGCGACACCCGCGCAGCGGGTCGGCACGGTCAACATCATCGTGTCCGTCCCGGCCCGGCTCGGGGACGCGGCGCTGGTCAACGCCGTGGCCACCGCCACCGAGGCGAAGGCACAGGCGATCTGGGAGCTGGGGCTGCCCGCCACCGGCACGCCCACCGACGCGGTCACCGTCCTCTGCCCCGCCGACGGCGAGCCGGCCCCGTACGGCGGCCCCCGGTCGACCTGGGGCGGCCCGCTGGCCCGGGCCGTGCACGCGGCCGTGCTCGCCGGCGGCGCCGGCACCGTCGTGCCCTGGTCCGACCGCTGGACCGGCTGA
- a CDS encoding Crp/Fnr family transcriptional regulator yields MDEVLARSGIFQGVDPEAAEALAKEMETIEVRKGEIVFNEGEPGDSLYILLSGKIKVGRRAADGRQNLIAVMGPSDMVGELSLFDPGPRTATATAVTDTRLVRLRKQALRPWLNNRPEIAEQLLRVLARRLRRTNDSLADLIFTDVPGRVAKNLLQMAGRFGTRDGGVLRVTHDLTQEEIAQLVGASRETVNKALADFASRGWLRLDGKSIIILDPERLARRARV; encoded by the coding sequence ATGGACGAGGTACTGGCCCGCAGCGGGATCTTCCAGGGTGTCGACCCGGAGGCTGCCGAGGCGCTCGCCAAGGAGATGGAGACGATCGAGGTTCGCAAGGGCGAGATCGTCTTCAACGAGGGCGAGCCCGGCGACAGTCTCTACATCCTGCTGTCCGGCAAGATCAAGGTCGGCCGCCGCGCGGCGGACGGCCGGCAGAACCTGATCGCGGTGATGGGCCCGTCGGACATGGTCGGTGAGCTGTCGCTCTTCGACCCGGGCCCGCGTACGGCGACGGCCACCGCGGTGACCGACACCCGGCTGGTGCGGCTGCGCAAGCAGGCGCTGCGGCCGTGGCTGAACAACCGGCCGGAGATCGCCGAGCAGCTGCTGCGGGTGCTGGCCCGCAGGCTGCGCCGGACGAACGACTCGCTGGCCGACCTGATCTTCACGGACGTGCCGGGGCGGGTCGCCAAGAACCTGCTCCAGATGGCCGGCCGGTTCGGCACCCGGGACGGCGGCGTGCTGCGGGTGACCCACGACCTGACCCAGGAGGAGATCGCCCAGCTCGTCGGCGCCTCCCGGGAGACCGTCAACAAGGCGCTCGCCGACTTCGCCTCGCGCGGCTGGCTGCGGCTGGACGGCAAGAGCATCATCATCCTCGACCCGGAGCGCCTGGCCCGCCGCGCGCGGGTCTGA
- a CDS encoding metallophosphoesterase family protein: protein MLERVAVLSDIHGALPALEAVLAEPDVAAADLIVLTGDIAAGPQPVEVLDLLAALGERACWVGGNADRELVEARAGRPSPHDVSNWAAAQLRDDQVARLAALPLTVTLPVAGLGEVLFCHATPRDDEEMVLVDSRLERWAEVFAGLPAEVGTVVCGHTHMPFSRLVDRRLVVNPGSVGMPYGGAGAWWALLGPGVHLRRTRYDVDAACARVAAESTYPDAAEWAGEYLRSQHSDADALAVFGPGDGR from the coding sequence ATGCTCGAACGTGTCGCCGTCCTCTCCGACATCCACGGCGCGCTGCCGGCGCTGGAGGCCGTACTGGCCGAGCCGGACGTCGCCGCCGCCGACCTGATCGTGCTCACCGGGGACATCGCCGCCGGCCCGCAGCCGGTCGAGGTGCTGGACCTGCTCGCCGCGCTGGGTGAGCGCGCCTGCTGGGTGGGCGGCAACGCCGACCGGGAACTGGTCGAGGCGCGGGCCGGCCGGCCCTCCCCGCACGACGTCTCGAACTGGGCGGCGGCGCAGCTCCGCGACGACCAGGTCGCCCGGCTGGCCGCGCTGCCGCTGACCGTCACCCTGCCGGTCGCCGGACTGGGCGAGGTGCTCTTCTGCCACGCGACGCCGCGGGACGACGAGGAGATGGTGCTGGTCGACTCCCGGCTGGAACGCTGGGCGGAGGTCTTCGCCGGGCTGCCCGCCGAGGTCGGCACGGTGGTCTGCGGACACACCCACATGCCGTTCAGCCGGCTCGTCGACCGGCGCCTGGTGGTCAACCCGGGCAGCGTCGGCATGCCGTACGGCGGGGCGGGCGCCTGGTGGGCGCTGCTCGGCCCCGGGGTGCACCTCCGCCGGACCAGGTACGACGTGGACGCGGCCTGCGCCCGGGTGGCGGCCGAGTCGACCTACCCGGACGCCGCCGAGTGGGCCGGCGAGTACCTCCGCTCCCAACACAGCGACGCCGACGCGCTCGCCGTCTTCGGCCCCGGCGACGGCCGCTGA
- a CDS encoding TetR/AcrR family transcriptional regulator, which produces MPAASTRVPQQERSRATQARLLEATVECLVEHGWSGTTTTVVAARAGVSRGAQLHHYPTKAALVTAAVAHLTERRAAELRTEADALPAGPQRLDRVIDLLGAAFTGPLFVAALELWVAARTDAELRAALVPLEARVGREMHRLTVELLGVDERRPGVREAVQATLDLLRGLGVANLLSDDSPRRTALLHTWKRQLAVLLAPNPGSPDAVPPATGGPGRAGP; this is translated from the coding sequence GTGCCCGCCGCATCGACCCGCGTCCCCCAACAGGAGCGCAGCCGCGCCACCCAGGCCCGGCTGCTGGAGGCGACCGTCGAGTGCCTGGTCGAGCACGGCTGGTCCGGCACCACGACCACCGTGGTGGCCGCCCGGGCCGGCGTCTCCCGCGGCGCCCAGCTGCACCACTACCCCACCAAGGCCGCCCTGGTCACCGCCGCCGTCGCCCACCTCACCGAACGCCGGGCGGCGGAGCTGCGCACCGAGGCGGACGCCCTGCCCGCCGGCCCGCAGCGGCTGGACCGGGTGATCGACCTGCTCGGCGCGGCCTTCACCGGGCCGCTCTTCGTCGCCGCCCTCGAACTCTGGGTGGCCGCCCGCACCGACGCCGAGCTGCGCGCCGCCCTGGTGCCGCTGGAGGCCCGGGTGGGCCGCGAGATGCACCGGCTGACCGTCGAGCTGCTCGGGGTGGACGAGCGCCGCCCCGGCGTCCGGGAGGCCGTGCAGGCCACCCTCGACCTGCTCCGCGGGCTGGGCGTGGCCAACCTGCTCAGCGACGACTCGCCCCGCCGCACCGCCCTCCTGCACACCTGGAAACGCCAGCTCGCCGTCCTGCTCGCCCCGAACCCCGGATCGCCGGACGCGGTGCCACCGGCGACCGGCGGCCCGGGACGCGCGGGGCCCTGA